One part of the Anaeromyxobacter sp. Fw109-5 genome encodes these proteins:
- a CDS encoding DciA family protein: MRGRRRTVAAVLAETFAHRRSAEPAALVAAFAEACGPRLAREVSMRGALRDGRLLVLVRSEEWAAQLRAAESLLCERVNARLGRTVAKGLEVRLTQEG, translated from the coding sequence GTGAGAGGCCGCCGCCGCACCGTCGCTGCCGTGCTCGCCGAGACCTTCGCGCACCGGCGTAGCGCGGAGCCGGCGGCGCTCGTCGCCGCGTTCGCCGAGGCCTGCGGCCCTCGGCTCGCGCGCGAGGTCTCGATGCGGGGCGCGCTGCGGGACGGCCGCCTCCTCGTGCTGGTTCGCTCGGAAGAATGGGCGGCGCAGCTCAGGGCCGCTGAGAGCCTGCTGTGCGAGCGCGTGAACGCTCGGCTCGGACGGACCGTGGCCAAGGGCCTCGAGGTGCGCCTCACGCAGGAGGGTTGA
- a CDS encoding CAP domain-containing protein has protein sequence MAGAPFPRATLRSALPPALLAALLGGCAARPTAGDPPPPTAPDATERADLPVQGSYGPEPETHLAPIERQLLEVASAALGGARASSALSVAARELAGRAAAGELAASAGLASREVLARALCYDPSPAVYSVRARPEDAAEALARLLPGSSASHVGAGAVERAGLLHAVVLAVQRKAALDPFPREVPAGGAAVLSGTLGRGLRSARVFVGGPAGDVREVDNAASGARFRARIAFPERGAHTVEVIGDGARGPEVAALLTVAAGGARLEASRGAGVGADDPADPAAAEGRIIQAINATRARRGLPPVQATSDLVALARRHSAAMRDAATVAHVLPGSGEIGERLRRAGIPYRAAFENVAQGPTGLAAHAKIEESPAHLANVIAQAAQVGVGIARGALPSGAPAVYLTEILVEPPDDGRQSALTPDARVREALWRERARLGRAPLLADPALDALAREAAEAMRTADAPDSGDLGTRALAGRGIAAVDVFVASAPAEAVRSRNLPDPRFRRAGVGVATGDSRRYGARRLWIAVVYTD, from the coding sequence TTGGCCGGCGCCCCGTTCCCGCGGGCGACGCTTCGCTCGGCCCTGCCGCCGGCGCTCCTCGCGGCGCTCCTCGGCGGCTGCGCCGCCCGCCCGACCGCGGGCGATCCCCCTCCCCCGACGGCACCAGACGCGACGGAGCGCGCCGACCTGCCCGTCCAGGGCAGCTACGGGCCGGAGCCGGAGACGCACCTCGCCCCGATCGAGCGCCAGCTGCTCGAGGTGGCCTCCGCCGCCCTCGGGGGCGCGCGCGCGTCGAGCGCGCTGTCGGTCGCGGCGCGCGAGCTCGCGGGTCGGGCCGCGGCGGGAGAGCTCGCGGCGAGCGCGGGGCTGGCCTCGCGCGAGGTGCTCGCCCGCGCGCTCTGCTACGACCCTTCACCTGCGGTCTACTCGGTCCGCGCGCGCCCGGAGGACGCAGCCGAGGCGCTCGCGCGGCTCCTGCCAGGCTCCTCCGCCTCGCACGTCGGCGCCGGCGCGGTGGAGCGCGCGGGGTTGCTCCACGCCGTCGTCCTCGCGGTCCAGCGCAAGGCCGCGCTCGACCCCTTTCCGCGCGAGGTCCCGGCGGGCGGCGCGGCCGTGCTCTCCGGCACCCTGGGGCGAGGGCTGCGCTCCGCCCGCGTGTTCGTGGGGGGACCGGCGGGGGACGTGCGGGAGGTGGACAACGCCGCGAGCGGAGCGCGCTTCCGCGCGCGGATCGCCTTCCCGGAGCGAGGCGCTCACACGGTGGAGGTGATCGGAGACGGAGCGCGGGGGCCCGAGGTGGCCGCGCTCCTCACCGTCGCCGCGGGGGGAGCGCGGCTCGAGGCGTCGCGGGGCGCGGGGGTCGGGGCGGATGACCCGGCCGACCCCGCCGCCGCCGAGGGGCGGATCATCCAGGCCATCAACGCGACGCGGGCGCGGCGCGGGCTGCCGCCGGTACAGGCGACCTCGGACCTGGTCGCGCTCGCGCGCCGCCACAGCGCGGCGATGCGCGACGCGGCGACGGTGGCGCACGTGCTGCCCGGCTCCGGAGAGATCGGCGAGCGGCTGCGGCGCGCGGGGATCCCCTATCGCGCCGCCTTCGAGAACGTCGCGCAGGGGCCGACGGGGCTGGCGGCGCACGCGAAGATCGAGGAGAGCCCGGCCCACCTCGCGAACGTGATCGCGCAGGCCGCCCAGGTCGGCGTCGGGATCGCCCGCGGCGCCCTCCCCTCCGGCGCACCCGCCGTGTACCTCACCGAGATCCTGGTCGAGCCGCCGGACGACGGCCGGCAGAGCGCGCTGACGCCGGACGCGCGCGTGCGCGAGGCGCTCTGGCGCGAGCGGGCGCGGCTCGGGCGCGCGCCGCTGCTCGCGGATCCTGCGCTCGACGCCCTCGCCCGCGAGGCCGCAGAGGCGATGCGGACGGCGGACGCTCCCGACTCGGGCGACCTCGGCACTCGCGCGCTCGCCGGGCGCGGCATCGCCGCCGTCGACGTGTTCGTCGCGAGCGCGCCGGCCGAGGCGGTCCGCTCGCGCAACCTGCCCGACCCGCGCTTCCGCCGGGCCGGCGTGGGTGTGGCGACCGGCGACAGCCGTCGCTACGGAGCGCGGCGGCTCTGGATCGCGGTGGTCTACACGGACTGA